The proteins below come from a single Hyphomicrobium denitrificans ATCC 51888 genomic window:
- a CDS encoding putative colanic acid biosynthesis acetyltransferase, with the protein MKPPDVRLDTYDRKSFDRGRPRWIEVLWLVVECLLVSSPLPGAIHRRWLLRLFGARIGKGVDIKPRVRIKFPWKLTVGDDSWIGEGVWIDNLADVNIGSHCCISQAAYLCTGSHDWSKPGFDLITASIDIEDGSWICARSIVGPGVATGEGSVLALGSVATRDLAPWSVYSGVPAVRIKARSAPATETNHA; encoded by the coding sequence GTGAAACCTCCCGACGTGCGGCTCGATACCTACGACCGCAAATCTTTCGACCGCGGCCGTCCGCGATGGATCGAAGTGCTGTGGCTCGTCGTCGAATGCCTTCTCGTTAGCTCGCCGCTTCCCGGAGCAATACATCGCCGATGGCTGTTGCGTTTATTCGGCGCGCGCATTGGAAAAGGCGTCGACATCAAGCCGCGCGTTCGCATCAAATTTCCCTGGAAGCTGACCGTCGGCGACGACAGTTGGATCGGAGAAGGCGTTTGGATCGACAATCTTGCAGATGTGAATATCGGCTCGCATTGTTGCATATCGCAAGCCGCCTACCTCTGCACCGGAAGCCATGACTGGAGCAAGCCAGGCTTCGACCTCATCACCGCATCGATCGACATCGAAGACGGAAGCTGGATCTGCGCGCGAAGCATCGTCGGCCCTGGCGTCGCAACCGGAGAGGGCAGCGTCCTTGCTTTGGGCAGTGTCGCGACACGCGATCTCGCGCCCTGGTCTGTTTACTCCGGAGTTCCGGCCGTACGGATCAAGGCACGCTCTGCGCCAGCAACGGAAACCAATCACGCTTGA
- a CDS encoding glycosyltransferase — MKAALVTSSLSRAGGGVSAVVEDLSRALLAVVPDVRVIGLRDAQWPIKSTEWNGAPASALTVRGPSALGYAPAALARLQDIDAAIVHTHGLWTYPSLAVSLWACRTRRPYIVSPHGMLDTWALRHSRWKKAIAARLYENAHLRGAACLHALCEAEAQCIRSLGLRNPIAIIPNGVAPPPPSNTSALPPWCASVPAGAKVILFLGRLHPKKNLTALIDAWPKHELGDWHLVIAGWDQGGYSQILANKIHQRCLNDRIHLVGPLFGIDKETAFRRADAFVLPSLSEGVPMAVLEAWSYGLPVLKTDACNLHEGFSATAAERLSLNPVEMAKDLSRFLTSQPAELHQMGRSGRALVEQQFSWTATAEKFLAVYEWLVNGAERPASVQVS; from the coding sequence ATGAAAGCCGCTCTTGTAACCTCCTCACTGTCGCGTGCCGGCGGCGGCGTATCGGCCGTCGTCGAAGACTTGTCGCGCGCCTTGCTCGCCGTCGTTCCAGACGTGCGCGTGATCGGCTTGCGCGACGCACAATGGCCGATCAAATCCACCGAATGGAATGGCGCACCCGCCTCAGCGCTCACCGTTCGCGGGCCGTCCGCACTCGGATACGCACCGGCCGCCCTTGCCCGCTTACAGGACATCGACGCAGCGATCGTTCACACGCATGGCCTATGGACCTATCCGTCGCTCGCGGTTTCGCTTTGGGCCTGCCGAACGCGTCGACCCTACATCGTCTCGCCACACGGAATGCTCGACACATGGGCTCTACGTCATTCGCGATGGAAAAAAGCCATTGCCGCGCGCCTCTATGAGAACGCTCACCTGCGCGGCGCAGCCTGCCTGCACGCCCTGTGCGAAGCGGAAGCCCAATGCATTCGCAGCCTGGGATTGAGAAATCCTATCGCAATCATCCCCAACGGCGTCGCCCCGCCTCCGCCGTCCAATACCTCTGCGCTTCCGCCGTGGTGCGCGAGCGTTCCGGCCGGCGCGAAGGTCATACTGTTTCTCGGGCGCCTGCACCCGAAAAAGAATCTGACGGCGCTGATCGATGCCTGGCCCAAGCACGAATTGGGCGACTGGCACCTTGTGATCGCAGGATGGGACCAGGGCGGCTACAGCCAAATTCTCGCGAACAAAATTCATCAGCGATGCCTCAACGATCGCATCCATCTCGTCGGCCCGCTTTTCGGAATTGATAAAGAAACCGCATTCCGGCGAGCAGACGCCTTCGTGCTGCCGTCACTAAGCGAAGGCGTACCGATGGCAGTGCTGGAGGCATGGTCTTACGGGCTGCCTGTGCTGAAAACCGATGCCTGCAATCTTCACGAAGGCTTCTCCGCAACGGCCGCCGAGCGCCTTTCGCTAAATCCGGTCGAAATGGCGAAAGACCTGTCGCGCTTTTTGACCTCGCAGCCCGCCGAATTGCACCAAATGGGACGCAGCGGCCGCGCGCTCGTCGAACAACAATTCAGCTGGACCGCCACGGCCGAGAAATTCCTCGCCGTCTACGAATGGCTCGTGAACGGCGCCGAACGTCCGGCGAGCGTACAAGTCTCGTGA